From a region of the Salvelinus namaycush isolate Seneca chromosome 40, SaNama_1.0, whole genome shotgun sequence genome:
- the ftcd gene encoding formimidoyltransferase-cyclodeaminase, producing MAKLVECVPNFSEGRNKKVIDAIAEAISSTEGCSLLDVDPGSSTNRTVYTFVGSPQAVVEGALNAARTAFPLIDMTKHSGEHPRMGAMDVCPFIPVQNVTMEDCVNCANIFAQHLTDVLHVPVYLYGEAARKENRRSLPSVRAGEYEALSEKLKRTEWAPDYGPATFVASWGATVAGARKFLVAYNINLLSTKEQAHRIALDIREQGRSKDQPGLMKKVQGMGWYLEEANIAQVSTNILDFELTPVHTVYEEICSAAKDLNLPVVGSQIVGLMPLRAMLDCADFYIQRDRLFIVEEEHKVRLVISKLGLDSLGPFVPKERIIEYMVERTEEDKRLVSLSLQQFVRSVGARTAAPGGGSVSAAVAAMGAALGAMVGQMTYGKRQFDSLDSIMRRLIPPFHQAMNELLVMVDADSKAFSRYMAALKMPRNTTDEVKRREAAMQEGLKQAVAVPLSLAERVNLLWPCLKEMVIYGNVACKSDLQVAAKALETAVFGAYYNVVINLKDITDESFKVTTQQRASALLTEARESANAVLDTAERKK from the exons ATGGCTAAGCTGGTGGAGTGTGTGCCAAACTTCTCAGAGGGCCGGAACAAAAAG GTGATTGATGCCATAGCAGAGGCCATTTCCAGCACGGAGGGATGCAGTCTGCTCGACGTGGACCCTGGATCCTCCACCAACCGTACAGTCTACACCTTCGTAGGCTCGCCACAGGCTGTGGTGGAGGGTGCATTGAACGCTGCACGCACTGCCTTCCCACTCATTGATATGACCAAACACTCAG GGGAGCATCCACGGATGGGCGCCATGGACGTGTGTCCCTTCATCCCTGTCCAGAATGTCACTATGGAGGACTGTGTCAACTGTGCCAACATTTTTGCCCAGCACTTAACAGATGTGCTGCATGTACCTG TGTATCTTTATGGAGAAGCAGCGAGGAAGGAGAACAGGAGATCTCTTCCCTCTGTCCGGGCAGGAGAGTATGAGGCCTTGTCTGAGAAA TTGAAGAGGACAGAGTGGGCTCCTGACTATGGCCCTGCCACCTTCGTGGCCTCCTGGGGAGCTACAGTAGCAGGGGCTCGCAAATTCCTGGTTGCCTACAACATAAACCTCCTCAGCACCAAGGAACAAGCCCATCGGATCGCACTAGATATCCGGGAACAAGGCAGAAGCAAAGACCAG CCGGGTCTGATGAAGAAGGTGCAGGGAATGGGATGGTACCTGGAAGAGGCGAACATAGCCCAGGTGTCCACCAACATCCTGGACTTTGAGCTGACGCCCGTCCACACTGTTTACGAAGAGATCTGCAGTGCGGCCAAG GACCTGAACCTGCCAGTGGTGGGCTCTCAGATTGTAGGCCTCATGCCTCTGAGAGCCATGCTGGACTGTGCTGATTTCTACATCCAGAGAGACAGGCTCTTCAttgtggaggaggagcacaaagTCCGTCTGGTCATCAGTAAACTTGGGCTTGATTCACTTGGGCCTTTCGTCCCCAAAGAGAGAATCATAGA GTACATGGTGGAGAGGACTGAGGAGGACAAGCGTctggtgtctctgtctctgcagcAGTTTGTCCGCAGCGTGGGAGCCAGAACCGCTGCTCCAGGAGGAGGGTCAGTCTCTGCTGCCGTCGCTGCAATG GGGGCTGCTCTGGGAGCCATGGTGGGTCAGATGACCTATGGCAAGAGGCAGTTTGATAGCCTGGACAGCATCATGAGGAGACTCATCCCTCCCTTCCATCAGGCCATGAATGAACTGCTGGTCATGGTGGACGCAGACTCCAAGGCATTCAGTCGCTACATG GCTGCATTGAAGATGCCAAGGAACACAACAGATGAAGTTAAAAG GAGGGAAGCTGCCATGCAGGAGGGTCTGAAGCAGGCCGTGGCGGTCCCACTGTCTCTGGCTGAACGAGTCAACCTGCTGTGGCCTTGTCTAAAGGAAATGGTGATCTACGGAAACGTGGCCTGCAAGTCTGACCTCCAG GTAGCAGCTAAAGCCCTGGAAACAGCAGTGTTTGGAGCCTACTACAACGTTGTGATCAACCTCAAGGATATCACAGATGAGTCCTTCAAAGTGACT ACTCAACAGAGAGCATCAGCTCTGCTTACTGAGGCCAGGGAGAGTGCTAATGCAGTCCTGGATACTGCAGAGAGAAAAAAGTGA